In Rahnella variigena, one DNA window encodes the following:
- the tamA gene encoding autotransporter assembly complex protein TamA produces MAAKVRLQLEGLDGDLEKNVRVRLSSIQSDEVGANGRFRARVSAAIQQGLRPLGYYSPTIDFDYRETPPPGRPVLIAKVTPGTPVKIAGTSVVIEGQADKDNEFEQLKKRDVPAVGTILNHGTYDNFKSSLTGIALRKGYFDANMRKSQLGVIEDEHKAFWDIQFDSGERYRFGDVHYQGSQIRDEYLQNLVPFHKGDYYTTAQLAELNRRLSATGWFNSVVVSPDFTDAKATKTLPLNAVVSPRTENTIETGVGYSTDIGPRVTANWKKPWVNDRGQSFETSTTLSGPEQSLDLSYKIPLLKSPLEQYYLVQGGFKREDLNDTNSDSTTVNLARYWDLSSGWQHAVNLRWSLDHFTQGSVTNTTMLIYPGVSLNRTRQRGGLMPTWGDSQRYSLDVSDTTWGSDVDFAVIQAQNVWIRTLADKHRFVFRGNLGWIETNDFERVPPSLRFFAGGDRSIRGYKYKSISPRDDEGKLTGASYLGTGSVEYQYNVTGKWWGAVFVDSGEAVNDITQNDFKTGAGVGVRWASPIGPVKLDVAAPVGDKDEHGLQFYIGLGPEL; encoded by the coding sequence ATGGCAGCGAAGGTGCGTTTGCAGCTGGAAGGCCTGGATGGCGATTTGGAAAAGAACGTCCGCGTTCGTTTATCTTCTATTCAAAGCGATGAAGTCGGCGCTAATGGCCGGTTCCGCGCGCGTGTCAGTGCGGCGATCCAGCAGGGATTACGGCCGCTGGGCTATTATTCCCCGACGATCGATTTTGATTATCGCGAGACACCCCCGCCGGGGCGTCCGGTTCTGATTGCCAAAGTCACGCCGGGAACACCGGTGAAAATCGCCGGTACCAGCGTGGTGATTGAAGGGCAGGCGGATAAAGATAATGAATTCGAACAGCTTAAAAAGCGTGATGTGCCTGCGGTCGGGACGATTTTAAACCACGGGACTTACGACAATTTTAAAAGCTCGCTGACCGGGATTGCGCTGCGTAAAGGCTATTTTGATGCCAACATGCGCAAGAGCCAGCTCGGCGTGATTGAAGATGAACATAAAGCGTTCTGGGATATTCAGTTCGACAGCGGCGAGCGTTACCGCTTCGGCGACGTTCATTATCAGGGATCACAGATCCGCGACGAGTATCTGCAAAATCTGGTGCCATTCCATAAGGGTGATTATTACACCACGGCGCAACTGGCTGAGCTTAACCGCCGCCTGTCCGCAACCGGCTGGTTTAACTCTGTGGTCGTGTCTCCAGATTTTACTGATGCCAAAGCCACAAAAACCTTGCCGCTCAATGCGGTGGTGTCGCCGCGTACCGAAAATACCATCGAAACCGGTGTCGGTTATTCGACGGATATTGGCCCGCGCGTAACGGCCAACTGGAAAAAACCATGGGTTAACGATCGCGGTCAGAGTTTTGAAACCTCCACCACACTGTCTGGCCCTGAGCAGTCTTTAGATCTTAGTTATAAAATTCCGCTGCTTAAATCGCCGCTGGAGCAATATTACCTGGTGCAGGGTGGCTTCAAACGCGAAGATCTCAACGATACCAACTCGGATTCCACCACCGTCAATCTGGCGCGTTATTGGGATCTCTCAAGCGGCTGGCAGCATGCAGTGAACCTGCGCTGGAGCCTTGACCACTTTACGCAGGGTAGCGTGACCAACACGACTATGCTGATTTATCCGGGTGTGAGCCTCAACCGTACGCGTCAGCGCGGCGGCCTGATGCCGACCTGGGGCGATTCCCAGCGTTATTCTCTCGATGTGTCTGATACCACGTGGGGATCTGACGTCGATTTCGCCGTGATTCAGGCGCAAAACGTTTGGATCCGCACGCTGGCGGATAAACACCGCTTTGTGTTTCGCGGCAATCTCGGCTGGATTGAAACCAATGACTTCGAGCGCGTGCCGCCATCCCTGCGTTTCTTCGCCGGGGGTGACCGCAGTATTCGCGGCTACAAATATAAATCCATTTCCCCGCGTGATGATGAAGGCAAGCTGACCGGTGCGTCCTATCTGGGTACCGGTTCGGTGGAGTACCAATACAACGTGACCGGAAAATGGTGGGGCGCGGTGTTTGTCGATTCCGGCGAAGCAGTTAACGACATCACACAAAACGATTTCAAAACCGGCGCGGGGGTGGGTGTGCGCTGGGCTTCACCGATAGGCCCGGTGAAATTAGATGTTGCCGCACCTGTCGGCGACAAAGATGAGCATGGATTGCAGTTTTACATCGGCTTGGGTCCGGAATTATGA
- the cysQ gene encoding 3'(2'),5'-bisphosphate nucleotidase CysQ, with protein sequence MLEQICQLARDAGDAIMAVYDGEQPLDARHKQDDSPVTAADIAAHNVIKAGLKALDPQTPILSEEDPQSWSERQNWTRYWLVDPLDGTKEFLKRNGEFTVNIALIEDGVPVLGVVYVPVTKVMYSAAEGKAWKEEQGARQQIEVKEAYPPLVVVSRSHFSNDPELQDYLAQLGEHQTVAIGSSLKFCLVAEGAAQLYPRFGPTNIWDTGAGHAVALAAGAQVHDWKGQTLTYTPRESFLNPGFRVSLF encoded by the coding sequence ATGTTAGAGCAAATTTGTCAGTTAGCGCGCGACGCAGGCGATGCGATCATGGCTGTATACGATGGCGAACAGCCGCTGGATGCGCGTCATAAACAGGATGACTCGCCGGTGACCGCCGCCGATATCGCGGCACATAACGTGATTAAAGCAGGTCTGAAAGCACTGGATCCACAAACGCCGATACTGTCGGAAGAAGATCCGCAAAGCTGGAGCGAACGCCAGAACTGGACGCGTTACTGGCTGGTCGATCCGCTGGATGGCACCAAAGAATTCCTCAAGCGTAATGGTGAATTCACGGTAAATATCGCGCTGATCGAAGACGGTGTTCCGGTGCTGGGCGTGGTGTACGTGCCGGTGACCAAAGTGATGTACAGCGCGGCAGAAGGCAAAGCCTGGAAGGAAGAGCAGGGCGCGCGTCAGCAGATTGAAGTGAAAGAAGCGTATCCGCCGCTGGTAGTGGTCAGCCGTTCGCATTTCAGCAATGACCCTGAATTGCAGGATTACCTCGCACAGCTGGGCGAGCATCAGACGGTAGCGATTGGTTCATCGCTGAAATTCTGTCTGGTCGCAGAAGGCGCGGCGCAACTTTATCCGCGCTTCGGGCCAACCAACATCTGGGATACCGGAGCAGGGCACGCGGTTGCGCTGGCCGCCGGCGCACAGGTGCATGACTGGAAAGGTCAGACGCTGACCTACACCCCGCGTGAATCCTTCCTCAATCCGGGCTTCCGGGTCTCTTTATTCTGA
- the msrA gene encoding peptide-methionine (S)-S-oxide reductase MsrA, translated as MQLSDKTQPVTQADALPGRTTPMPVATIHAVNEHSMTHVPDNMEVAIFAMGCFWGVERLFWQQEGVYSTAAGYSGGFTPNPTYREVCTGQTGHAEVVRVVFDPAVISYAKLLQIFWENHDPAQGMRQGGDIGTQYRSGLYVLSAEQQDQALASLASFQQAMDEANDKRTITTEITEALPFYYAEDEHQQYLFKNPEGYCGLGGIGVCLPPQ; from the coding sequence GTGCAACTTTCCGATAAAACGCAGCCTGTCACGCAGGCAGACGCGTTACCTGGCCGTACAACCCCGATGCCAGTGGCAACTATTCATGCAGTAAATGAACATTCAATGACGCATGTTCCTGACAACATGGAAGTCGCGATTTTTGCGATGGGCTGCTTCTGGGGCGTAGAGCGTTTGTTCTGGCAACAGGAAGGGGTTTACAGCACAGCAGCCGGTTACAGCGGCGGTTTCACCCCTAATCCGACCTACCGCGAAGTGTGTACCGGCCAGACCGGTCATGCGGAAGTGGTGCGCGTGGTGTTTGATCCGGCGGTGATCAGTTATGCGAAGCTGTTGCAGATTTTTTGGGAAAACCACGATCCGGCTCAGGGCATGCGCCAGGGCGGGGATATCGGCACGCAATATCGCTCAGGATTGTACGTACTGAGCGCAGAGCAGCAAGATCAGGCGCTGGCCAGTCTGGCGAGTTTCCAGCAGGCGATGGACGAAGCGAACGATAAGCGCACCATCACCACGGAAATCACCGAAGCCCTGCCGTTCTATTATGCTGAAGACGAACATCAGCAATACCTGTTTAAAAATCCGGAAGGTTACTGCGGATTAGGCGGGATTGGCGTCTGTCTGCCACCTCAATAA
- a CDS encoding hemolysin family protein, whose protein sequence is MLNSILLILLLIAISAFFSLSEISLAASRKIKLKQLADEGNVNASRVMKLQETPGLFFTVVQIGLNAVAILGGIVGDAAFSPAFQTFFIRFMSPEMADQVSFICSFVLVTSLFILFADLTPKRIGMISPETVAVRIVNPMRFCLMICRPMVWFFNGMANMIFRLFKLPMVRNDDITSDDIYAVFEAGALAGVLRKQEHELIENVFELESRTVPSSMTSRESVIYFDLRESEESIKEKIATHPHSKFLVCDGHIDQVVGYVDSKDLLNRVLGNQSLMLSSGVQIRNALIVPDTLTLSEALESFKAAGEDFAVILNEYALVVGIITLNDVMTTLMGDLVGQGMEEQIVARDEHSWLIEGGTPIEDVMRVLHIEEFPQSGNYETIGGFMMFMLRKIPKRTDFVKFSGYKFEVVDIDSYKIDQLLVTRIVDQPATPLLPKTPQEIKDEQKAQAQ, encoded by the coding sequence ATGTTAAACAGTATTTTACTGATTCTTCTACTTATCGCGATCAGTGCCTTTTTCTCGCTGTCTGAGATATCGCTGGCCGCTTCCCGCAAAATAAAGCTTAAACAGTTGGCAGACGAAGGAAACGTCAATGCCTCCCGCGTAATGAAATTACAGGAAACGCCTGGCCTGTTCTTTACCGTGGTGCAGATTGGCCTGAATGCCGTCGCCATCCTCGGGGGTATCGTAGGTGATGCCGCATTCTCCCCTGCGTTCCAGACGTTCTTTATTCGCTTTATGTCGCCTGAAATGGCGGATCAAGTCAGCTTTATCTGTTCCTTCGTTCTGGTCACCAGCCTGTTCATTCTGTTTGCTGACCTCACACCGAAGCGCATCGGTATGATTTCACCTGAGACGGTTGCCGTTCGTATAGTCAACCCGATGCGTTTCTGCCTGATGATTTGCCGCCCGATGGTGTGGTTCTTCAACGGTATGGCGAACATGATTTTCCGCCTGTTTAAACTGCCGATGGTGCGTAATGACGACATTACGTCTGACGACATCTACGCCGTGTTTGAAGCCGGCGCTCTGGCGGGTGTACTGCGTAAGCAGGAACATGAACTGATTGAAAACGTATTCGAACTCGAATCGCGTACCGTCCCTTCTTCGATGACCTCGCGTGAAAGCGTGATTTATTTTGATCTGCGGGAAAGCGAAGAAAGTATCAAAGAGAAAATCGCCACCCATCCGCATTCGAAATTCCTGGTGTGTGACGGTCATATTGATCAGGTGGTCGGGTATGTCGATTCCAAAGACTTACTGAACCGCGTGCTGGGCAATCAGAGTTTAATGCTGAGCAGCGGCGTGCAAATCCGCAACGCGCTGATCGTGCCGGATACGCTGACGCTTTCTGAAGCGCTGGAAAGCTTCAAAGCCGCTGGCGAAGACTTTGCCGTTATCCTGAACGAATATGCGCTGGTGGTCGGTATTATCACGCTCAATGACGTGATGACGACGCTGATGGGCGACCTGGTCGGTCAGGGTATGGAAGAACAGATTGTGGCCCGTGACGAGCATTCCTGGCTGATTGAAGGCGGTACACCCATCGAAGACGTGATGCGTGTGCTGCATATCGAAGAATTCCCGCAGTCCGGCAACTACGAAACCATCGGCGGCTTTATGATGTTTATGTTGCGTAAAATCCCGAAACGTACGGACTTCGTGAAATTCTCCGGCTACAAATTTGAAGTGGTGGATATCGACAGCTATAAGATTGATCAGCTACTGGTCACGCGAATTGTCGATCAGCCTGCGACACCGCTGCTGCCTAAAACGCCGCAGGAAATTAAAGATGAGCAGAAGGCTCAGGCTCAGTAA
- the ppa gene encoding inorganic diphosphatase has protein sequence MSLLNVPAGKELPEDIYVVIEIPANADPIKYEVDKDTGALFVDRFMSTAMFYPCNYGYINHTLSLDGDPVDVLVPTPYPLQPGSVIRCRPVGMLKMTDEAGEDAKLVAVPHTKLSKEYDHIKDVNDLPELLRGQITHFFEQYKALEKGKWVKVDGWADAAAAKAEIVTSFERAKNK, from the coding sequence ATGAGCTTACTGAATGTCCCGGCGGGCAAAGAACTGCCAGAAGATATCTATGTCGTTATCGAAATCCCTGCAAACGCAGATCCAATCAAGTACGAAGTGGATAAAGATACCGGCGCGCTGTTTGTAGACCGTTTCATGTCAACTGCGATGTTCTATCCGTGCAACTACGGTTACATCAACCACACTCTGTCTCTGGATGGCGACCCGGTTGACGTTCTGGTTCCAACGCCATACCCGCTGCAACCAGGTTCTGTGATCCGCTGCCGCCCTGTCGGTATGCTGAAAATGACCGACGAAGCCGGTGAAGATGCGAAACTGGTTGCTGTTCCGCACACCAAACTGAGCAAAGAATACGATCACATTAAAGATGTGAACGACCTGCCAGAACTGCTGCGCGGCCAGATCACCCACTTCTTCGAGCAATACAAAGCGCTGGAAAAAGGCAAATGGGTAAAAGTTGACGGTTGGGCTGACGCTGCTGCAGCAAAAGCTGAAATCGTGACTTCTTTCGAACGCGCTAAAAACAAATAA
- a CDS encoding YtfJ family protein, protein MLLRSLFVITFVTFSFFASAHNFTVGQRLAPVGVDDKGELNDVNDTFSYNKWNSAKLPGKVRIVQHMAGRSSAKALNEPLITAIRAANLPHDRYQTTTIVNTDDAIIGTGMFVRKSIESGKREFPWSQIIIDSNGTVKKAWELQPESSAVVVLDKNGVIKFAKDGQLSPQEVQQVITLVDKLVKE, encoded by the coding sequence ATGCTTTTAAGAAGTCTTTTTGTGATCACTTTTGTGACATTTTCGTTTTTCGCTTCCGCCCACAATTTTACTGTCGGCCAGCGCCTGGCTCCGGTTGGCGTAGACGACAAAGGCGAACTGAATGACGTTAATGACACCTTCAGTTACAACAAATGGAACAGCGCGAAGCTGCCGGGAAAAGTGCGTATCGTGCAGCACATGGCGGGCAGAAGCAGCGCCAAGGCGTTGAACGAACCGCTGATCACCGCCATCAGAGCCGCAAATTTGCCGCATGACCGTTATCAGACGACCACCATCGTTAATACCGACGACGCCATTATCGGCACCGGCATGTTTGTGCGTAAAAGCATTGAAAGCGGCAAACGTGAATTCCCGTGGTCGCAGATAATTATCGACAGCAACGGCACGGTAAAAAAGGCCTGGGAACTGCAACCGGAAAGTTCAGCGGTGGTGGTGCTGGATAAAAACGGGGTAATTAAATTCGCCAAAGATGGCCAGTTGTCACCGCAGGAAGTTCAGCAGGTGATTACGCTGGTAGATAAGCTGGTCAAAGAATAA
- the tamB gene encoding autotransporter assembly complex protein TamB has protein sequence MSLFKKICLGFLIFLVLLISLVAFLVGTQTGLHLMINGANRFVPGLNIASTEGGWRDLTLKGVHYEMPGVDVKAGEFHLSLDFSCLKNSALCVNALRVKDVNVVVNTKEMTPAAAQPEPENSEPLTNLSTPYPITLRLLTLDNINITLDDRAISLASFRTGAHWEGRAIQLMPTRIGGLLIALPKTPVNPLPEVVQAAQDKAVEKATGKPAEPPVVVPEKPLGETLQEMFAKPLLPDLPDFRLPVDLDIQQILGENLRLTGDTDVLITRFELKASTQDQQVKLDKLMVRSAQGSVDGTGQATLNQNWPVDLTINTAVNIDPLKGEKIKLKVGGGLRDKLDVGLNLSGPVRAQLALETQLAEAGLPLDLKLTSDALQWPLTGTPQYQVKGFKLNFSGKATDYALSLRSDFKGDQIPPATLTLDGKGNVEQFKLTLLRLAALEGNTDLTGVVDWSKAISWNSELKLTGINTAKQYPDWPAKLQGKITTRGSLYGGTWQMQVPVLDLTGNVKQNAVKAQGNVRGNSYGQWDIPQLHLELGRNNLDVKGTLGDTWNLDAKVDAPHLDGALPGLGGVVKGMLQLRGDLKAPKLLADLTATGLKWQALTVRRVDIKGDVSSTDQIQGNLAVRVQQLKQDALDITDINLDAKGNEKQHQLTLKVDGKPVSGRLALSGSFDRATEEWKGSITNTLFDTPVGQWRLNRSIALDYFNKEQRLTVGPHCWQNPNADLCVPKTIDAGASGQASVVLNRFDLAMVKPFLTDDTQLNGVFSGKADVSWKAEGGLPQASVSLVGKGVKVQQLVQGSPLPVAFDTLNLSAGLNNGRANLDWLIRITNNGQLDGSIQIADPQGKRNLSGNVNIARISMALLQPALMDGEKASGILNANLRLGGNAQKPLVFGKLALTGVDFDAQFMPFDITDANIGINFNGMSSIMEGVIKTAQGQLELNGNADWSELNAWRARIAARGNKVRVSVPPMVRLDVSPDLVFDATPQLFSLNGTVDIPWARITVQELPESAVGVSSDEVMLNDQRQPIAPKSASIPINSNLMVNIGKDVRLDAFGLKARLEGALKVAQDSRGLGLNGQINIPSGRFHAYGQDLIVRKGQMLFSGPADQPLLNLEAIRNPEATENDVVAGLRVTGEADAPKLEIFSDPAMSQQEALSYLLRGQGLDNSGGDSGAMTSALIGLGVAQSGKLVGKIGEAFGVSNLALDTQGVGDSSQVVVSGYVLPGLQVKYGVGIFDSLATLTLRYRLMPKLYLQAVSGIDQALDLLYQFEF, from the coding sequence ATGAGTTTATTTAAGAAAATCTGTCTGGGTTTCCTGATCTTCCTGGTGCTGTTAATCAGCCTGGTGGCTTTCCTTGTCGGGACGCAAACCGGTCTGCATCTGATGATCAATGGCGCGAACCGCTTTGTGCCAGGGCTGAACATCGCCAGCACGGAAGGCGGCTGGCGCGATCTGACGCTCAAAGGCGTGCATTACGAAATGCCGGGCGTGGATGTGAAAGCCGGAGAGTTCCATCTTTCCCTCGATTTCTCGTGTCTGAAAAACAGTGCGCTGTGCGTCAATGCGTTGCGGGTAAAAGACGTCAACGTGGTGGTGAACACCAAAGAGATGACGCCCGCTGCGGCTCAGCCGGAGCCGGAAAACAGCGAGCCACTGACTAATCTCAGCACGCCGTATCCCATCACTCTCCGTCTGCTGACGCTGGATAATATTAATATCACGCTGGATGATCGGGCGATTTCGCTGGCGTCATTCCGCACCGGCGCACACTGGGAAGGCCGTGCCATTCAGCTGATGCCAACACGTATCGGCGGATTACTGATTGCGTTGCCAAAAACGCCGGTCAATCCGCTGCCGGAAGTGGTGCAGGCCGCGCAGGACAAAGCCGTGGAGAAAGCGACGGGCAAACCGGCTGAGCCGCCGGTGGTGGTACCGGAGAAACCGCTGGGTGAAACATTGCAGGAGATGTTTGCCAAACCGCTGCTGCCTGATTTACCCGATTTCCGTTTGCCGGTCGATCTGGATATTCAGCAAATCCTCGGTGAAAACCTGCGGCTGACCGGTGATACCGATGTGCTGATCACCCGTTTTGAACTGAAGGCCAGCACGCAGGATCAGCAGGTTAAGCTGGATAAACTGATGGTGCGCTCTGCTCAGGGTTCTGTCGATGGCACGGGGCAGGCGACGCTCAATCAAAACTGGCCGGTGGATCTGACGATTAACACCGCAGTGAATATCGACCCGCTGAAGGGGGAGAAGATCAAACTGAAAGTGGGTGGCGGATTACGCGACAAACTGGATGTTGGCCTGAATCTTTCCGGCCCGGTTCGTGCGCAGCTGGCGCTGGAAACTCAGCTGGCAGAAGCCGGTCTGCCGCTGGATCTGAAACTTACCAGCGACGCGCTGCAATGGCCGCTGACCGGCACACCGCAGTATCAGGTGAAAGGCTTCAAACTTAATTTCAGCGGTAAAGCGACCGATTATGCGCTTTCGCTGCGTTCAGATTTCAAAGGTGATCAGATCCCACCCGCCACTCTGACACTTGACGGTAAAGGCAATGTGGAGCAGTTCAAACTGACGCTGCTGCGCCTTGCGGCGCTGGAAGGGAATACCGATCTGACCGGCGTGGTGGACTGGAGTAAAGCCATCAGCTGGAACAGTGAACTGAAGCTGACCGGCATCAATACCGCGAAACAGTATCCGGACTGGCCTGCGAAGTTGCAGGGCAAGATCACCACACGCGGCAGTCTGTATGGCGGCACGTGGCAGATGCAGGTGCCGGTGCTGGATCTGACCGGGAACGTCAAGCAAAACGCCGTCAAAGCACAAGGTAACGTGCGCGGAAACAGTTACGGGCAGTGGGATATTCCGCAACTGCACCTTGAACTGGGGCGCAACAATCTGGATGTGAAGGGCACGCTAGGCGACACCTGGAACCTCGATGCCAAAGTGGATGCGCCACATCTTGACGGCGCACTGCCGGGACTGGGCGGCGTGGTGAAAGGGATGTTGCAACTGCGCGGTGATCTTAAAGCGCCGAAGCTGCTGGCGGATCTGACCGCCACCGGACTGAAGTGGCAGGCACTGACGGTGCGTCGCGTGGATATCAAAGGCGACGTCAGCTCAACCGATCAGATCCAGGGCAATCTTGCCGTGCGCGTTCAGCAACTTAAACAGGATGCGCTGGATATCACCGATATTAATCTCGATGCCAAAGGTAACGAGAAACAGCATCAGCTGACGCTGAAAGTCGACGGTAAACCGGTGTCCGGTCGCCTGGCGTTAAGCGGCAGTTTTGACCGTGCAACCGAAGAGTGGAAAGGCAGTATCACCAATACGTTATTTGATACGCCGGTCGGGCAGTGGCGCCTCAACCGTTCTATTGCGCTGGATTACTTCAACAAAGAACAACGCCTCACTGTCGGACCGCACTGCTGGCAAAACCCGAATGCGGATTTGTGTGTGCCGAAAACCATTGATGCCGGTGCCAGCGGGCAGGCGAGCGTTGTGCTCAACCGCTTTGATCTGGCGATGGTCAAACCTTTCCTCACCGATGATACACAGCTGAACGGTGTGTTCAGCGGTAAAGCGGATGTGAGCTGGAAAGCTGAGGGCGGTCTGCCACAGGCCAGCGTCTCACTGGTGGGTAAAGGCGTGAAGGTTCAGCAACTGGTGCAGGGCAGTCCGCTGCCTGTCGCCTTCGACACGCTGAACCTGAGTGCCGGGCTGAACAATGGCCGTGCGAATCTCGACTGGTTAATCAGGATAACTAATAACGGCCAGCTGGATGGCAGCATTCAGATTGCCGATCCGCAGGGCAAACGTAATCTTAGCGGTAATGTGAATATCGCCCGTATTTCCATGGCCTTACTGCAACCGGCGCTGATGGACGGCGAAAAAGCGTCGGGTATTCTGAATGCCAATCTGCGGCTCGGCGGGAATGCACAGAAACCGCTGGTGTTTGGCAAGCTGGCGCTGACCGGTGTCGATTTCGACGCGCAGTTTATGCCGTTTGATATCACTGACGCCAATATCGGCATTAATTTCAACGGCATGTCATCCATCATGGAAGGGGTAATTAAAACCGCGCAGGGCCAGCTGGAACTGAACGGTAACGCCGACTGGAGTGAGCTTAATGCCTGGCGGGCGCGTATTGCAGCGCGGGGCAACAAAGTACGTGTTTCGGTGCCGCCGATGGTGCGTCTGGACGTTTCACCGGATTTAGTGTTTGATGCCACACCGCAGCTGTTCTCGCTTAACGGAACCGTTGATATTCCGTGGGCGCGAATTACGGTGCAGGAATTGCCGGAAAGCGCGGTAGGGGTTTCATCGGATGAAGTGATGCTTAACGATCAGCGTCAGCCGATTGCGCCAAAGTCAGCGTCTATTCCGATCAACAGCAACCTGATGGTGAATATTGGGAAAGATGTTCGCCTCGATGCATTCGGTCTGAAAGCGCGTCTTGAAGGCGCACTTAAAGTGGCGCAGGACAGTCGCGGTCTGGGGCTGAACGGACAAATTAATATTCCGTCCGGGCGCTTCCACGCTTACGGGCAAGACTTGATTGTGCGTAAAGGCCAGATGCTGTTCTCCGGACCAGCGGATCAACCGTTGCTGAATCTGGAGGCGATCCGTAACCCGGAAGCGACAGAGAACGACGTGGTGGCGGGGTTGAGGGTTACAGGTGAGGCTGATGCGCCTAAACTTGAAATATTCTCAGATCCGGCGATGTCGCAGCAGGAAGCCTTGTCCTACCTGCTTCGCGGGCAGGGATTAGACAATTCTGGCGGTGACAGTGGCGCAATGACCTCCGCTCTTATCGGGTTAGGGGTTGCGCAAAGTGGTAAACTTGTGGGTAAAATCGGCGAGGCATTCGGTGTCAGCAATCTGGCGCTGGATACTCAGGGCGTGGGAGACAGTTCTCAGGTCGTAGTCAGTGGTTATGTTTTACCAGGATTACAGGTGAAATATGGTGTTGGAATATTCGACTCACTGGCGACTCTGACTCTGCGCTACCGGTTGATGCCAAAGCTTTACCTGCAGGCTGTATCAGGCATCGATCAGGCATTGGATTTGCTCTATCAGTTTGAGTTTTAA
- a CDS encoding DUF1107 domain-containing protein: MRIFQRYNPMKVAKYVKTLFRGRLYIKDVGAFEFDQGKILLPKVRDKRHFSVMSEVNRQVTHLQAEMG, from the coding sequence ATGAGAATCTTCCAGCGTTACAATCCGATGAAAGTCGCAAAGTACGTTAAGACACTGTTTCGTGGACGTTTGTATATCAAGGACGTCGGCGCATTCGAATTCGACCAAGGCAAGATCCTGTTGCCAAAGGTACGCGATAAGCGCCACTTTAGCGTGATGTCTGAAGTTAACCGGCAGGTTACGCATTTACAGGCAGAAATGGGTTAA
- a CDS encoding gamma-glutamylcyclotransferase family protein → MRIIVYGSLRRKQGNSHWMTNAQWLGDHELEGYALYNLGHYPAVIPGEGKVYCEVYRITSSILAELDELKSNTKDYRRELISTPYGSAWIYLYIRSLDGVPRIAGGDWVKRNEAVSE, encoded by the coding sequence ATGCGAATAATTGTTTACGGTAGTCTGCGACGCAAGCAAGGCAACAGTCATTGGATGACGAATGCTCAATGGTTGGGTGACCATGAGCTGGAAGGGTATGCCCTGTATAATCTGGGCCACTATCCTGCTGTTATACCAGGGGAAGGCAAAGTCTATTGCGAAGTTTACCGCATTACCTCGTCAATACTGGCGGAGTTGGATGAGCTTAAAAGTAACACCAAGGATTACCGTCGTGAGCTGATTTCGACACCGTATGGCAGCGCCTGGATTTACCTCTACATTCGCTCACTGGATGGTGTGCCGAGAATAGCAGGTGGAGACTGGGTAAAGCGTAACGAAGCGGTCAGTGAGTGA